The following proteins are co-located in the Polymorphospora rubra genome:
- a CDS encoding TVP38/TMEM64 family protein produces MSRAGHWLRARVDDLVRAVRLPPHGHGRPLRERLRERPFRRFVILLGLLGVLGLVMLLVPQPDLAAAPEVVDDLGPFAPVTAVVVGALLLVALVPRTFLTVAWGALFGPLGGAGYTLGAALLAAALGFAVGRLLGREFVAERIRGRLAKLDGWFARQSVFGVITVRLLPIGGFGLVSYGYGTTGARLLPFLVGSVLASIPSAFGYAAVGAAVAEPDTFNPLSVAPAGLGLIATAIIAWRWRRAAVRARTPVAPVAGDAPN; encoded by the coding sequence ATGAGCCGGGCCGGCCACTGGCTGCGGGCCCGCGTCGACGACCTGGTCCGGGCCGTACGGCTGCCGCCGCACGGTCACGGCCGGCCGCTGCGGGAACGGCTGCGGGAGCGGCCGTTCCGGCGGTTCGTCATCCTCCTCGGCCTGCTCGGGGTCCTCGGCCTCGTCATGCTCCTGGTGCCGCAGCCCGACCTGGCCGCCGCGCCCGAAGTGGTCGACGACCTGGGTCCGTTCGCGCCGGTGACCGCGGTCGTGGTCGGCGCGTTGCTGCTCGTCGCGCTGGTGCCGCGCACCTTCCTCACCGTCGCCTGGGGCGCCCTGTTCGGGCCGCTCGGGGGTGCCGGCTACACCCTCGGCGCGGCCCTGCTCGCCGCCGCGCTCGGGTTCGCCGTCGGACGCCTGCTCGGCCGTGAGTTCGTCGCCGAACGGATCCGCGGCCGGTTGGCCAAGCTCGACGGCTGGTTCGCCCGGCAGAGCGTCTTCGGCGTGATCACCGTACGGCTGCTGCCGATCGGGGGCTTCGGCCTGGTCAGCTACGGCTACGGCACCACCGGGGCGCGGCTGCTGCCGTTCCTGGTCGGCAGCGTGCTGGCCTCGATACCGTCGGCGTTCGGCTACGCCGCGGTCGGTGCCGCCGTCGCCGAACCGGACACCTTCAACCCGTTGTCGGTCGCCCCGGCCGGTCTGGGCCTGATCGCCACCGCCATCATCGCGTGGCGCTGGCGCCGGGCCGCCGTCCGCGCCCGCACCCCGGTCGCACCGGTTGCCGGCGACGCGCCGAACTGA
- a CDS encoding type 1 glutamine amidotransferase — protein MRLVWVYPDLLSTYGDRGNLLILARRAQRRGIPVQTIEVRSDQALPAAADIYLLGGGEDGPQALAAQRLISDGNLHRAVNQGAVVFAVCAGYQLLGGSFFAKGAKCAGLNLLDLYSDRGPTRAVGELAGDIDPRLGLPPLSGFENHGGRTHLGPGVSALARVTTGIGNDESTEGAWRGHVLGTYSHGPALSRNPALADLLLRWATGTNNLAPLDDTWSDRLRAERMAAVRV, from the coding sequence CTGCGGCTGGTCTGGGTCTACCCCGACCTGTTGTCGACCTACGGCGACCGGGGCAACCTGCTGATCCTCGCCCGCCGGGCCCAGCGTCGGGGCATCCCGGTCCAGACCATCGAGGTGCGGTCCGACCAGGCACTGCCGGCCGCCGCCGACATCTACCTCCTCGGCGGCGGCGAGGACGGCCCGCAGGCGCTCGCCGCCCAGCGGCTGATCTCCGACGGCAACCTGCACCGCGCCGTCAACCAGGGCGCGGTCGTGTTCGCCGTCTGTGCCGGTTACCAACTGCTCGGCGGTTCCTTCTTCGCCAAGGGCGCCAAGTGCGCCGGGCTCAACCTGCTCGACCTCTACTCCGACCGGGGCCCGACCCGGGCGGTCGGCGAACTGGCCGGCGACATCGACCCGCGGCTCGGGCTGCCGCCGCTGAGCGGCTTCGAGAACCACGGCGGCCGTACCCACCTCGGTCCCGGCGTCTCGGCGCTGGCCCGGGTCACCACCGGCATCGGCAACGACGAGAGCACCGAGGGCGCCTGGCGCGGCCACGTGCTCGGGACGTACTCGCACGGCCCCGCCCTGTCGCGTAACCCGGCACTGGCCGACCTGCTGCTGCGCTGGGCCACCGGCACCAACAACCTCGCCCCGCTCGACGACACCTGGTCGGACCGGCTGCGGGCCGAACGCATGGCCGCCGTACGGGTATGA
- the mraZ gene encoding division/cell wall cluster transcriptional repressor MraZ — translation MFLGTHTPRLDEKGRLILPAKFRDELAGGVVITKGQERCLYVFPTPEFQRIAEQLRQQPMTHKAARAYSRVFFASAHDEVPDRQGRVTIPGHLREYAGLGRDLVVIGASSRVEIWDRQAWDTYLAESEDEFADIEEGVLPGGL, via the coding sequence GTGTTTCTAGGCACCCATACACCGCGCCTGGACGAAAAGGGCCGGCTGATCCTCCCGGCGAAGTTCCGGGACGAGCTGGCGGGAGGTGTCGTGATCACCAAAGGGCAGGAGCGCTGCCTCTACGTATTCCCGACGCCGGAGTTCCAGCGGATCGCCGAGCAGCTGCGCCAGCAACCGATGACGCACAAGGCCGCCCGCGCCTACAGCCGGGTCTTCTTCGCCAGCGCCCACGACGAGGTCCCGGATCGGCAGGGCCGGGTGACCATCCCCGGCCATCTGCGCGAATACGCCGGCCTGGGCCGCGATCTCGTCGTCATCGGGGCGAGCAGCCGGGTGGAGATCTGGGACCGGCAGGCCTGGGACACCTACCTCGCCGAGAGCGAAGACGAATTCGCCGACATCGAGGAGGGGGTGCTGCCCGGCGGACTGTAG
- a CDS encoding MurT ligase domain-containing protein — MPLRAKVASSVSRTAAALSRAAGRGDGSVIGGWIGLKIDPELLAHLAAGRSIALVSGTNGKTTTTRLAAAAVGVLGPVATNSFGANMPTGHTSALAKAGHTPYAVLEVDEHYLAQVLDATEPRVVALLNLSRDQLDRAKEVAMMAQGWQTTLAKHPDVHVVANADDPMVVWAAIGSAHTTWFSAGQRWHDDSWVCPECGSPIERAEDQWWCTGCPLRRPQPHWVVEDDGVVDPTGAWHKIVLQLPGRVNIGNAATALAVAAEFGVRPTDAVSRLGGVASIAGRYAQVARDGRSIRLLLAKNPASWLEAFDMADHAPTLLSINARDPDGLDTSWLFDVDFAPLRGRQVLITGDRAYDLAVRLDINDVPFQHIRTFTQAVAAVPPGRLEVIANYTAFQDIRAELDRVN, encoded by the coding sequence ATGCCCCTGCGCGCAAAGGTGGCCAGCTCGGTGTCGCGCACCGCCGCGGCGCTGTCCCGGGCCGCCGGCCGCGGTGACGGCTCGGTGATCGGTGGCTGGATCGGGCTGAAGATCGACCCGGAACTGCTCGCCCACCTGGCCGCCGGCCGGTCGATCGCCCTGGTGTCCGGCACCAACGGCAAGACCACCACGACCCGGCTGGCGGCCGCCGCCGTCGGCGTCCTCGGGCCGGTGGCGACCAACTCCTTCGGGGCCAACATGCCCACCGGGCACACCTCCGCGCTGGCCAAGGCCGGCCACACCCCGTACGCGGTGCTGGAGGTCGACGAGCACTACCTCGCCCAGGTCCTCGACGCGACCGAACCCCGGGTCGTCGCCCTGCTCAACCTCTCCCGCGACCAGCTCGACCGGGCCAAGGAGGTGGCGATGATGGCCCAGGGCTGGCAGACCACCCTGGCCAAGCACCCCGACGTGCACGTCGTGGCGAACGCCGACGACCCGATGGTGGTCTGGGCGGCGATCGGTTCGGCGCACACCACCTGGTTCAGCGCCGGCCAGCGGTGGCACGACGATTCCTGGGTATGCCCCGAGTGTGGTTCGCCGATCGAACGGGCCGAGGACCAGTGGTGGTGCACCGGCTGCCCGCTGCGCCGCCCGCAACCGCACTGGGTCGTCGAGGACGACGGCGTCGTCGACCCCACCGGCGCCTGGCACAAGATCGTTCTCCAGCTTCCCGGCCGGGTCAACATCGGCAACGCGGCCACCGCGCTCGCCGTCGCCGCCGAGTTCGGCGTACGGCCCACCGACGCGGTGTCGCGGCTGGGCGGGGTCGCCTCGATCGCCGGCCGCTACGCCCAGGTCGCCCGCGACGGCCGCAGCATCCGGCTGCTGCTCGCCAAGAACCCGGCGAGTTGGCTGGAGGCGTTCGACATGGCCGACCACGCGCCGACCCTGCTCTCCATCAACGCGCGCGACCCCGACGGCCTGGACACCTCCTGGCTCTTCGACGTCGACTTCGCGCCGCTGCGCGGCCGTCAGGTCCTCATCACCGGCGACCGGGCCTACGACCTGGCCGTCCGGCTGGACATCAACGACGTGCCCTTCCAGCACATACGCACCTTCACCCAGGCGGTCGCGGCGGTGCCGCCCGGCCGGCTGGAGGTGATCGCCAACTACACGGCGTTCCAGGACATCCGAGCGGAGTTGGACCGTGTCAACTAA